In Listeria monocytogenes, the following proteins share a genomic window:
- a CDS encoding metal ABC transporter ATP-binding protein: protein MKIQGLTIAYKQKVAIDNVTLQIASGKLTGIVGPNGAGKSTLLKGMMGLIPREQGQVTLADKPLSYWRKKIAYVPQRSEVDLTFPITVFDMVLLGTYPALGLIKRPGKKEKQLALDALEQVEMTGFMKRQIGELSGGQLQRVFIARALAQHAEIFFLDEPFAGIDMTSEALIMRLLKKLRDNGKTIVVVHHDFHKVAAYFDDIILLNKKLVAHGPVEQTFTEEKIQFAYGDAPIAFATGV from the coding sequence ATGAAAATTCAAGGTTTAACGATAGCATACAAACAAAAAGTGGCGATAGACAATGTCACACTTCAAATAGCATCAGGTAAATTAACAGGCATAGTTGGTCCAAATGGGGCTGGCAAATCGACCTTATTAAAAGGAATGATGGGATTAATTCCGCGTGAACAAGGACAAGTCACTTTAGCGGATAAACCACTTTCCTACTGGAGAAAGAAAATCGCCTACGTACCGCAACGAAGCGAAGTAGATTTAACTTTCCCGATTACTGTTTTTGATATGGTGTTGCTCGGAACGTATCCAGCGCTCGGACTAATTAAACGTCCAGGAAAGAAAGAGAAACAACTCGCATTAGATGCATTAGAGCAAGTGGAAATGACCGGCTTTATGAAACGACAAATTGGTGAACTATCTGGTGGTCAATTGCAACGGGTATTCATTGCACGCGCACTTGCCCAACACGCTGAGATTTTCTTTTTAGATGAACCGTTTGCTGGCATTGATATGACCAGTGAAGCGCTGATAATGCGACTGTTAAAAAAACTAAGAGACAACGGAAAAACGATTGTCGTCGTGCACCATGATTTTCATAAAGTGGCTGCCTACTTTGATGATATTATTTTACTCAATAAAAAATTAGTAGCGCATGGCCCAGTGGAACAAACATTTACAGAAGAAAAAATTCAATTTGCTTATGGTGATGCACCGATAGCATTTGCGACAGGGGTGTAG
- a CDS encoding MarR family winged helix-turn-helix transcriptional regulator yields METYLEIETLIKRIFNSFRHEVEAVLDKRLSGSEYRVLSLISSGLTKTSELAKTLDVSASHITAITDTLVEEQFITRHRSEVDRRIIELRLTPNAEEFVQEIDKKKKEMIVKRFAVFSEQEQAEFRKLLKKLADGSIK; encoded by the coding sequence ATGGAAACATACTTAGAAATTGAAACATTAATTAAGCGGATTTTTAATAGTTTTCGTCATGAAGTAGAAGCAGTACTCGACAAAAGGTTAAGTGGTAGTGAGTATCGCGTCTTGAGCTTGATTTCTAGTGGGCTTACGAAAACATCAGAATTAGCTAAAACGCTTGATGTTTCAGCCAGTCACATCACAGCCATTACCGATACTTTAGTCGAAGAGCAGTTTATTACACGACATCGTTCTGAAGTAGACCGCCGAATTATCGAACTAAGACTAACCCCAAACGCCGAGGAATTTGTTCAAGAAATTGATAAAAAGAAAAAAGAAATGATTGTAAAACGTTTTGCTGTTTTTTCCGAGCAGGAGCAAGCGGAATTCCGCAAACTCCTCAAAAAATTAGCAGACGGCTCTATCAAATAA
- a CDS encoding S41 family peptidase → MEESPQNEPEKVEKDEEQKSKPGNGYIKMKLFPFIMLLFAFVFVTALVTTIVMSLGDDKQVKVSIPERKEFTKLYDVYDEITSKYYKDTKSTTMIDGAISGMVNSLDDPYSTFMSKKESSEFNDTISASFEGIGAEIQEKDGAIVVVSPIKNSPAEKAGLRPQDIITQVDGKSVKGDTATEATQKIRGEKGTKVTLTIQRSNEDKPFDVTITRDEIPIETVYKEMGSDKIAHVTISTFSETTYDELEKALKSLEKDGMKGLVIDLRGNPGGLLDQAVSIASLFVPDGKIVVQEQGKDGDKSAIKADSSSHGDYKVKVPTTMLIDGGSASASEILAAAAKESGGIKLVGTKSFGKGTVQTATTLSDESTLKLTVAKWLTPNSEWIHEKGITPDVVVNMPNYATMTIPSSTKVYQNGDFGDDVRTIETMLKALDYNVGKVDGLYDIDTKYAVERFQAANKLDVTGIMTGVTTDKLVELTQKHLKETDPQLQKAKALVK, encoded by the coding sequence ATGGAAGAATCCCCACAGAACGAACCAGAAAAAGTGGAGAAAGACGAAGAACAAAAATCAAAACCTGGCAATGGTTATATAAAAATGAAGTTATTCCCATTTATAATGCTATTATTCGCTTTTGTATTTGTGACAGCATTAGTGACGACAATTGTTATGTCGCTAGGGGATGACAAGCAAGTAAAAGTGAGCATTCCAGAACGAAAAGAATTTACCAAGCTTTACGATGTATACGACGAAATTACAAGCAAATATTATAAAGATACAAAATCTACTACGATGATAGACGGGGCAATAAGTGGTATGGTTAATTCGCTAGATGATCCTTACTCCACTTTCATGTCGAAAAAAGAGTCTTCAGAGTTTAACGACACGATTTCTGCTAGTTTTGAAGGCATTGGTGCGGAGATTCAAGAAAAAGACGGTGCTATTGTAGTTGTTTCGCCAATCAAAAACTCACCAGCTGAAAAAGCAGGTTTGCGCCCGCAAGATATTATCACGCAAGTAGACGGCAAGTCTGTTAAAGGCGACACGGCAACAGAAGCAACACAAAAAATCCGCGGTGAAAAAGGGACAAAAGTAACCCTGACAATTCAGCGATCCAACGAAGATAAACCATTTGATGTCACGATTACACGTGATGAAATTCCAATCGAGACAGTGTACAAAGAGATGGGCAGCGACAAAATTGCCCACGTAACTATTAGTACATTTTCTGAAACTACCTATGATGAGCTTGAAAAGGCATTAAAATCACTCGAAAAAGACGGTATGAAAGGTCTTGTCATTGACTTACGAGGAAATCCTGGTGGGTTGCTTGATCAAGCCGTTTCCATCGCTAGCCTATTTGTTCCTGATGGCAAAATTGTCGTGCAAGAACAAGGGAAAGACGGCGACAAATCAGCCATTAAAGCGGATAGTAGCTCACATGGAGATTATAAAGTAAAAGTACCAACCACTATGTTAATAGATGGTGGTAGCGCAAGTGCTTCAGAAATCCTTGCCGCTGCAGCAAAAGAATCTGGTGGCATTAAACTTGTAGGAACAAAATCGTTTGGTAAAGGTACTGTCCAAACTGCGACAACTTTATCCGATGAATCCACCCTTAAATTGACCGTCGCAAAATGGTTGACGCCAAACAGCGAATGGATTCATGAAAAAGGTATTACGCCAGATGTGGTTGTAAACATGCCAAATTATGCAACCATGACTATTCCTTCCTCCACAAAAGTCTACCAAAATGGCGATTTCGGTGATGATGTAAGAACTATCGAAACGATGCTAAAAGCACTAGATTATAATGTTGGAAAAGTAGATGGCTTATACGATATAGATACAAAATATGCTGTTGAGAGATTCCAAGCAGCAAACAAATTAGATGTAACGGGAATTATGACAGGTGTAACAACCGATAAATTAGTCGAATTAACGCAAAAGCATCTAAAAGAAACAGATCCACAACTACAGAAAGCTAAAGCCTTGGTGAAGTAA
- the copZ gene encoding copper chaperone CopZ, translated as MEKLTLNVEGMTCSHCEARVTKALSEVSGVKSAVVSLDEGTATVEFEQGQVTEDALIDAVEEAGYEVA; from the coding sequence ATGGAAAAATTAACATTAAATGTAGAAGGTATGACTTGTTCTCACTGCGAGGCTCGCGTAACAAAAGCTTTATCAGAAGTTAGTGGCGTGAAAAGTGCAGTAGTATCACTTGATGAAGGAACCGCTACTGTTGAGTTTGAACAAGGACAAGTGACAGAAGATGCGCTAATTGATGCCGTAGAAGAAGCGGGATATGAAGTAGCTTAA
- a CDS encoding cation-translocating P-type ATPase translates to MSDKYVRQDLNVFGMTCAACSTRIEKSLNKAEGVEKANVNLVTENAAVYYDPEVTSTEDLIKVVKHAGYDAAEKMSKEEKDAVLEKNFKKEVRRFILSAVLSLPLLLTMVTHIPYIHEMAFAETIGNWINPTIQLVLATIVQFYIGWRFYDGAYKALRGKSANMDVLVALGTSAAYFYSVVEYIRHMIDPSVMPHYYFETSAVLITLILLGKLLESYATSRTTESIAGLLELQAKEATVIREGKEWLVPVDSLEIGDIILVRPGEKVPMDAEIISGETSIDEAMITGEPVPVEKKPGDSVIGATINFDGAFQAKITKRMEETVLESIIRLVEEAQGIKAPIQRLADRISGIFVPIVLGIAAVTFIIWYLVTGTVDGSLEAAIAVLVIACPCALGLATPTAIMAGTGKGAESGILFKGGEHLERTSKVDTIVFDKTGTLTEGKLEVSDKKAANDHFFPYLFLMEQQSEHPIAKAIIKMLEPENMDVSAVKQGKIRAKAGHGMTGNLDDSKVELGAYRYVSSLTTIPKEDDELIESWMHAGKTVVAMAIDGVYAGALALSDTPRPEAKEAIQKLKAQGIKTAICSGDQSVVVENMAKDLGIDMFFAEQLPNDKSALVEKLQQEGHIVAFVGDGINDAPALAASDIGISIGTGTDIAIETGDVTLVSHRLTLIPETIELSKATMRNIRQNFFWALAYNCAGIPIAALGLLAPWVAGLAMAFSSVSVVTNALRLKRYKFKS, encoded by the coding sequence ATGAGTGATAAATATGTAAGACAAGATTTAAACGTTTTTGGGATGACTTGTGCGGCGTGTTCCACGAGAATTGAAAAATCGTTAAATAAAGCGGAAGGTGTAGAAAAAGCGAACGTCAACTTAGTAACGGAAAATGCGGCCGTTTATTACGACCCAGAAGTGACATCAACAGAAGATTTGATTAAAGTTGTCAAACACGCAGGATATGACGCGGCGGAAAAAATGTCCAAAGAAGAAAAAGATGCTGTGTTAGAAAAGAATTTCAAAAAAGAAGTGAGACGTTTTATTCTTTCGGCGGTTCTTTCCTTGCCATTACTTCTTACCATGGTGACACATATTCCGTATATTCATGAAATGGCGTTCGCGGAAACGATTGGTAACTGGATTAATCCAACCATTCAATTAGTACTCGCAACGATTGTTCAGTTTTATATTGGTTGGCGGTTTTATGATGGGGCTTATAAAGCACTTCGAGGTAAAAGCGCGAATATGGATGTATTAGTCGCACTTGGGACTTCTGCTGCTTATTTCTATAGTGTAGTGGAATACATTCGTCACATGATTGATCCGAGCGTAATGCCGCATTACTACTTTGAAACAAGTGCTGTGTTAATCACCTTAATCTTGTTAGGTAAATTACTTGAATCATACGCAACATCGAGAACAACCGAATCTATCGCCGGCTTACTTGAACTTCAAGCGAAAGAAGCAACTGTTATTCGAGAAGGAAAAGAATGGTTAGTGCCAGTAGATTCGTTGGAAATTGGCGACATTATCCTTGTTCGTCCGGGTGAAAAAGTTCCGATGGATGCCGAAATTATTTCCGGTGAAACAAGTATTGATGAAGCGATGATTACTGGTGAACCTGTACCAGTAGAAAAGAAACCAGGCGATTCTGTCATTGGGGCGACGATTAACTTTGACGGGGCTTTCCAAGCAAAAATTACGAAACGGATGGAAGAAACCGTTTTAGAATCCATTATTCGTTTGGTGGAAGAAGCGCAAGGTATTAAAGCGCCAATTCAACGTTTGGCAGATAGAATTTCCGGCATATTTGTACCAATTGTACTTGGCATTGCGGCCGTAACCTTTATTATTTGGTATCTTGTTACTGGAACGGTGGATGGTTCACTTGAAGCTGCGATTGCGGTATTAGTTATCGCCTGTCCCTGTGCGCTTGGTCTTGCAACGCCAACCGCTATCATGGCTGGAACTGGTAAAGGTGCTGAAAGTGGGATATTATTTAAAGGTGGCGAACATTTAGAACGTACTTCCAAAGTCGATACCATCGTTTTTGACAAAACTGGTACTTTAACAGAAGGTAAACTAGAAGTGAGTGATAAAAAAGCAGCCAATGATCATTTTTTCCCTTATTTATTCTTAATGGAACAACAATCAGAGCATCCGATTGCGAAAGCGATTATTAAGATGTTAGAGCCAGAGAATATGGATGTATCTGCAGTGAAACAAGGGAAAATTCGCGCGAAAGCTGGGCACGGCATGACCGGTAATCTGGATGATAGTAAAGTGGAACTAGGTGCTTACCGCTATGTTTCTTCCCTTACAACGATTCCAAAAGAAGATGATGAATTAATCGAAAGTTGGATGCATGCAGGAAAAACAGTCGTAGCAATGGCAATTGATGGTGTATACGCAGGTGCTCTAGCTTTATCCGATACACCACGACCAGAAGCAAAAGAAGCCATCCAAAAACTAAAAGCACAAGGTATTAAAACGGCAATTTGTTCTGGTGACCAATCTGTTGTCGTAGAAAATATGGCTAAAGATTTAGGTATCGATATGTTCTTTGCCGAACAACTGCCGAACGACAAGAGTGCCTTAGTCGAGAAATTACAGCAAGAAGGTCACATTGTTGCTTTCGTTGGTGATGGGATTAATGATGCTCCGGCTCTTGCAGCAAGTGATATTGGTATTAGTATTGGAACTGGAACAGACATTGCGATAGAAACAGGAGATGTTACACTTGTAAGTCACCGTTTAACACTCATTCCAGAAACAATCGAACTTTCCAAAGCAACCATGCGAAACATCCGTCAAAACTTTTTCTGGGCGCTTGCTTATAACTGTGCGGGTATCCCAATTGCTGCACTAGGTTTACTTGCCCCATGGGTAGCAGGACTTGCGATGGCATTTAGTTCCGTTTCTGTTGTCACAAACGCACTTCGCTTAAAAAGATATAAATTTAAATCATAG
- the csoR gene encoding copper-sensing transcriptional repressor CsoR has product MKHDQPIVPRKEEETKLLQNRLRRIEGQIRGIAQMVEDDRYCTDILVQISAANKALKNVGLQVLEHHTAHCVVDAAKNGEDDVMEDLLKAIRQFSKT; this is encoded by the coding sequence ATGAAACATGACCAACCCATTGTTCCACGCAAAGAGGAAGAAACGAAATTACTTCAAAATCGTTTGCGACGTATCGAAGGCCAAATTCGCGGTATCGCTCAAATGGTCGAGGATGATAGATATTGTACAGACATTTTAGTTCAAATTTCAGCAGCGAATAAAGCACTTAAAAATGTTGGTTTGCAAGTGCTGGAACATCATACGGCACACTGTGTGGTGGACGCGGCAAAAAATGGAGAAGACGACGTAATGGAGGACTTACTTAAAGCAATACGTCAATTTTCGAAAACCTGA
- a CDS encoding D-alanyl-D-alanine carboxypeptidase family protein, with product MSSLLTIALAISISCVHTVEDQYFGGTNADSLAKVEQKSSGNQTLAELEKDPLYPYIDKQNKLTKKDGIEYIENEENMLVLANKDYSLQPTYTPPDLVRPNVTFSFGNQQVEKAQLRKEAATALEEMFTAANKDGKKLFAVSGYRSYKRQQEVFQAEVNAKGDQKAREAVAYPGTSEHQTGLAMDISSESQSYELTEAFGTTPEGKWLQENAHNYGFILRYMKGREAITQYQYESWHYRYVGKDAATIIYENNWTLEEFFEHVEALQKKVDAAK from the coding sequence ATGAGTTCTTTATTAACAATAGCTTTAGCCATTAGCATCAGCTGTGTCCACACGGTGGAAGACCAATATTTCGGTGGAACAAACGCTGACTCCCTTGCTAAAGTGGAACAAAAATCGTCAGGTAATCAAACACTCGCAGAATTAGAAAAAGATCCGCTTTATCCTTATATTGACAAACAAAATAAATTAACCAAAAAAGATGGGATAGAGTATATTGAAAACGAGGAAAATATGCTGGTTTTAGCCAATAAAGATTATTCTCTGCAACCGACATATACCCCCCCTGACTTAGTTCGACCGAATGTAACCTTTTCTTTCGGTAACCAACAAGTCGAAAAAGCGCAACTCAGAAAAGAGGCAGCTACTGCATTAGAAGAAATGTTTACGGCCGCGAACAAAGATGGCAAGAAACTATTTGCGGTATCTGGTTATCGTTCGTATAAGCGCCAACAAGAGGTCTTCCAAGCAGAAGTAAATGCCAAAGGGGACCAAAAAGCAAGAGAAGCAGTAGCCTATCCAGGGACTAGTGAACATCAAACTGGTTTAGCAATGGATATCTCCTCAGAAAGCCAATCATATGAACTAACAGAAGCTTTTGGAACAACTCCTGAAGGTAAATGGTTACAAGAAAATGCCCATAACTACGGTTTTATCTTGCGTTATATGAAAGGTCGAGAAGCTATCACGCAGTACCAGTATGAATCTTGGCATTATCGTTATGTTGGGAAAGATGCCGCAACGATAATTTATGAAAACAACTGGACATTAGAAGAATTTTTTGAACATGTAGAGGCACTTCAAAAGAAAGTAGATGCCGCTAAATAA
- the deoD gene encoding purine-nucleoside phosphorylase, which translates to MSVHIEAKQGEIAETILLPGDPLRAKYIAETFLEDVVLFNQVRGMLGFTGTYKGEKVSVMGTGMGIPSISIYVNELIQSYDVKNLIRVGTMGGIQADVKVRDVVIAQAASTDSQINRNTFAGVDFAPVADFSLLKKAYDAGIEKGLSLKVGNVFSADRFYNDQLDKQQLADYGVLGIEMEAAALYTLAQKYGRRALAILTVSDHIFTGEETSAEERQTTFNDMIVVALEAAIK; encoded by the coding sequence ATGAGCGTACATATCGAAGCGAAACAAGGGGAAATTGCAGAAACGATTTTATTACCAGGAGATCCATTAAGAGCAAAATACATTGCAGAAACATTCTTAGAAGATGTCGTGTTATTTAACCAAGTGAGAGGTATGCTAGGATTTACCGGTACATACAAAGGCGAAAAAGTTTCTGTTATGGGAACTGGTATGGGAATTCCATCTATTTCGATTTATGTAAATGAATTAATTCAAAGCTATGATGTGAAAAACTTGATTCGCGTTGGTACTATGGGTGGCATTCAAGCGGACGTTAAAGTACGTGATGTTGTCATTGCACAAGCGGCTTCCACAGATTCACAAATTAATCGCAATACTTTTGCTGGCGTAGATTTTGCACCAGTAGCTGATTTTTCTCTTCTAAAAAAAGCGTATGATGCAGGTATCGAAAAAGGATTATCGCTTAAAGTAGGGAATGTTTTTTCTGCAGACCGTTTTTATAATGATCAACTAGACAAACAACAATTAGCAGACTATGGTGTGCTTGGAATTGAAATGGAAGCAGCGGCACTTTATACGTTAGCACAAAAATATGGTCGTCGTGCTTTAGCCATTTTAACTGTAAGTGACCATATTTTCACTGGAGAAGAAACATCCGCGGAAGAGCGCCAAACTACTTTCAATGATATGATTGTTGTGGCACTTGAAGCAGCAATAAAATAA
- a CDS encoding YozE family protein, with product MGRSFYHFLMTYRDPKLTDQKTEFANNAYRDHSFPKQTRNYHILCDYLEFNAPYLPGMSIFDELWDAYLLDEEKNKH from the coding sequence TTGGGAAGATCATTTTATCATTTTTTAATGACATATCGGGACCCGAAGCTAACAGATCAGAAAACGGAATTTGCCAACAATGCATACCGAGATCATAGTTTTCCAAAGCAAACAAGAAACTACCATATTCTTTGTGATTATCTGGAGTTTAATGCGCCGTATTTACCGGGAATGTCTATTTTTGATGAACTTTGGGATGCTTATTTGCTAGATGAAGAGAAAAACAAACACTAG
- a CDS encoding Gfo/Idh/MocA family protein produces the protein MLKVAVVGLGGIAQKAYLPVFAEMENIEVHLYTRDAQKLKHLSEKYRFDHYHQSIHSMIESGVNAAFVHSSTASHPEVIRTFLAHHIPVYVDKPIADNLSEVEELTRLAEEQNTLLMTGFNRRYAPKYQELKALTDTNMIIMQKNRAAQPGEARTFIYDDFIHVIDTVRFLLDAKIEQLHVVPVWQENLLASITVQITAGGKVATAIMNRDSGVNEERLAVMTPSAKYEVENVTETHIYEGTTERFERFGDWETTLYKRGFVSIIQAFLTAVRNGEKAPISKEDALETHRLAEEILRKIEN, from the coding sequence ATGTTAAAAGTTGCAGTAGTAGGCCTTGGAGGCATTGCGCAAAAAGCATACTTGCCAGTTTTTGCTGAAATGGAAAATATCGAGGTACATCTTTATACGAGGGACGCGCAGAAATTAAAGCATTTAAGTGAGAAATATCGTTTTGATCATTATCATCAAAGTATTCATTCTATGATTGAGTCTGGCGTGAATGCAGCGTTTGTTCATTCATCTACAGCAAGTCACCCAGAAGTAATCCGGACTTTTCTAGCACATCATATTCCAGTTTATGTGGATAAACCAATTGCCGACAATTTATCCGAAGTAGAAGAATTAACACGCCTAGCTGAAGAACAAAATACGTTACTTATGACTGGCTTTAATCGCCGTTACGCGCCAAAATATCAAGAATTAAAAGCCTTAACAGATACCAACATGATTATTATGCAAAAAAATCGCGCGGCGCAACCGGGTGAGGCTCGTACATTTATTTATGACGATTTTATTCATGTCATTGATACCGTGCGTTTTTTACTAGATGCCAAAATAGAACAGTTACATGTCGTTCCGGTATGGCAAGAGAATCTTCTAGCAAGTATAACGGTACAAATTACAGCGGGAGGTAAAGTGGCAACGGCGATTATGAACCGGGATAGCGGCGTGAACGAAGAACGATTAGCAGTGATGACCCCGAGCGCCAAATATGAAGTAGAAAATGTCACGGAAACGCATATTTATGAAGGGACAACAGAACGGTTTGAGCGTTTTGGAGATTGGGAAACGACGCTTTACAAAAGAGGTTTTGTATCTATCATCCAAGCCTTCTTAACGGCCGTGCGAAATGGGGAAAAAGCACCAATTTCTAAAGAAGATGCCTTAGAAACACATCGACTTGCAGAAGAAATTCTACGTAAAATCGAAAATTAA
- the msrB gene encoding peptide-methionine (R)-S-oxide reductase MsrB produces the protein MDESKKNERLQQLTDIQYNVTQKAGTERPFQNEFYDNVAKGIYVDIVSGKPLFSSNDQYDAGCGWPSFTKPIDEAEVIEHRDLTHGMIRTEVKSADADSHLGHVFPDGPQDKGGLRYCINSAALRFIPVDKLEEEGYQAYKKIFE, from the coding sequence ATGGATGAAAGTAAAAAGAACGAGCGCCTTCAACAACTAACAGATATACAATATAATGTGACCCAAAAAGCGGGTACCGAACGCCCATTTCAAAATGAATTTTATGATAATGTGGCAAAAGGCATTTATGTAGATATCGTTTCAGGAAAGCCACTTTTTTCATCCAATGACCAGTACGATGCTGGCTGTGGTTGGCCGAGCTTTACTAAGCCAATTGACGAAGCAGAAGTTATCGAACATCGAGATTTGACCCATGGTATGATTCGGACGGAAGTGAAATCTGCTGATGCTGATTCCCATTTAGGGCATGTTTTTCCAGATGGACCACAAGATAAGGGTGGACTTCGCTACTGCATTAACTCCGCAGCGCTCAGATTCATACCTGTGGATAAGTTAGAAGAAGAAGGCTACCAAGCATATAAGAAAATCTTTGAATAA
- the msrA gene encoding peptide-methionine (S)-S-oxide reductase MsrA, which yields MTKESLEKATFAGGCFWCMVKPFDTQPGIEKVVSGYTGGHTVNPTYKEVCSGTTGHTEAIQITFDPAVFPYEKLVEVYWQQTDPTDAAGQFVDRGDSYRPVIFYHNEEQKEIAEKSKAALDASGRFKKPIVTEIAKAETFYPAEEYHQDFYKKEKAHYEGYQVASGRAAFIDANWKG from the coding sequence ATGACAAAAGAATCACTTGAAAAAGCAACATTTGCTGGAGGATGCTTTTGGTGTATGGTAAAACCTTTTGACACGCAACCAGGAATTGAAAAAGTTGTTTCAGGTTATACAGGTGGTCATACGGTTAATCCAACCTATAAAGAAGTTTGCAGCGGGACAACAGGACATACAGAAGCAATCCAAATCACATTTGATCCGGCAGTTTTTCCATATGAGAAATTAGTCGAAGTATATTGGCAACAAACTGATCCGACTGATGCGGCAGGCCAATTTGTTGACCGCGGCGATTCGTATCGACCAGTTATTTTTTACCACAATGAAGAGCAAAAAGAAATTGCTGAAAAATCAAAAGCAGCCCTTGATGCGAGTGGTAGATTTAAAAAGCCGATTGTCACAGAAATTGCCAAAGCAGAAACATTTTATCCTGCTGAAGAATATCATCAAGATTTTTACAAGAAAGAAAAAGCGCACTATGAGGGATATCAAGTTGCTTCAGGTCGTGCTGCATTCATAGATGCCAACTGGAAAGGGTGA
- a CDS encoding YpmS family protein: MQRETRSAPKKPKRNYWKWVCITLISVLLISAGWIYVAVFKLSPQDEPTPSLISNKSMVEFQTSTTKADLNQLISSYIEDFSKDQDIGYKVFVANNVNFTAEAEIFGEPVELRLKFSPEVVDNGNVELTLKDMSVGALPLPVSYVMNYVSKNYKFPDWVTIMPKKEKIYLSLDKLKLQGDTKVRADTLNLKKDDISFTLLVPVK, from the coding sequence GTGCAGAGAGAAACACGATCGGCTCCAAAAAAACCAAAACGTAATTATTGGAAATGGGTATGTATCACATTAATTAGTGTACTTTTAATTTCTGCTGGCTGGATTTATGTAGCAGTATTCAAACTCAGCCCGCAAGATGAACCCACGCCATCCCTTATTAGCAATAAATCAATGGTTGAATTTCAAACGAGTACAACAAAAGCTGACTTAAATCAATTGATTAGTTCTTATATAGAAGATTTTAGCAAAGATCAAGATATCGGTTATAAAGTTTTCGTCGCAAATAATGTTAATTTTACTGCCGAAGCTGAAATTTTTGGTGAACCAGTCGAACTACGCTTGAAGTTCTCACCAGAAGTTGTCGATAATGGCAATGTTGAGTTGACGCTTAAAGATATGTCAGTTGGCGCTTTGCCACTGCCCGTGTCTTATGTAATGAACTATGTAAGCAAAAACTATAAATTCCCTGATTGGGTGACAATTATGCCTAAAAAGGAAAAAATCTATCTTTCCCTAGATAAACTAAAACTTCAAGGCGACACAAAAGTTCGTGCTGATACGCTAAATTTGAAGAAAGACGATATTTCGTTTACACTTTTAGTACCAGTTAAGTAA
- a CDS encoding SGNH/GDSL hydrolase family protein: MTKKKWLWLTGSVLVIALLVGAVFGIKYYKESKEIPINLVAMGDSLTEGVGDENKEGGYVGIIPKELEEEPNIPSVKTSNYGVSGNKITQLEKRLKTNKDFQEDVKNANVITITIGGNDVMAILQSRLLNVNVDDFTKANKEFQQELETLLKDIRSYNKDAAIFLMGIYNPYTTYFSDIKQFDEIISDWNEASKKTIQQDSNAYFVPIAKVLEDRNADNKDKPNSLLSDDYFHPNHTGYEKMTTELDKAIVKQLNEGNIPK; encoded by the coding sequence ATGACAAAGAAAAAATGGCTGTGGCTTACAGGGAGCGTGCTTGTTATCGCACTTCTTGTTGGCGCAGTTTTTGGTATCAAGTATTATAAAGAATCAAAAGAAATTCCGATTAACCTCGTTGCCATGGGTGATTCATTAACAGAAGGTGTTGGTGATGAAAACAAAGAGGGCGGATATGTCGGCATTATCCCCAAAGAACTAGAAGAAGAACCAAACATTCCAAGCGTAAAAACGAGTAATTACGGTGTATCTGGAAACAAAATAACCCAACTCGAAAAACGTTTAAAAACAAACAAAGACTTCCAAGAAGATGTCAAAAATGCGAATGTAATAACAATCACCATTGGCGGAAATGATGTCATGGCTATTTTGCAATCGCGTCTTTTAAATGTAAATGTAGATGATTTTACAAAAGCAAACAAAGAATTCCAACAAGAGTTAGAGACACTTCTAAAAGACATTCGGTCCTATAACAAAGATGCCGCGATATTTTTAATGGGTATTTACAATCCATATACAACTTACTTCAGCGATATCAAACAATTTGACGAGATTATCTCTGACTGGAATGAAGCTTCCAAGAAAACAATTCAGCAAGATAGCAATGCCTATTTTGTACCTATTGCAAAAGTTTTAGAAGACCGAAATGCAGATAATAAAGATAAACCTAATTCGCTACTGTCAGATGATTATTTCCATCCTAACCATACAGGATATGAGAAGATGACAACGGAATTAGACAAAGCCATCGTAAAACAATTAAACGAAGGCAATATTCCAAAATAG